One region of Deinococcus budaensis genomic DNA includes:
- the secD gene encoding protein translocase subunit SecD — protein MTYNNRNRKRPPPRRAAPTASRPNLWTGLLLLLTLLGSLLYIWRPWEHPQTPLSLWNAQYQFITLGLDLKGGLRIELAPESGNATREELDRVKTVIENRINALGVAEPTVTVAGGKRVVVEIPGATPAVQQRARDIIGQTARLEFRIVEQGAQPDPALAQQKPETGGYTLEDLGPVLATGEAIDNAQAATDPTSGRWLVTFQTTDEGAQTFGEFTGQNVGRLMAVVLDGQIQSVATIQQRLFRDVQISGNFDAEEASQLALVLQSGALPIQITTEAERAIGPTLGADAIRSGAIASLVGIALVFGMLFLYYGFWFGLVGALGLLFSIVIILGMLGGFGATLTLPGIAGLVLTIGAAIDGNVISFERIKEEMAKGKGFRGAIGAGYEHSTAAILDVNASHLLSALALYNYSTGAVKGFAVTLIIGVIASTFSNLVFAKWLMQWLSQRRANISAPTRIGKTNIQFMKAATLVTTVSVLLALAGGLILATKGLNYGVDFTSGTTLTVRASEDTSTEQVRGAVTGAGLSKVTPQSATIQRDIIPGIEGAQYTVKVPELSAAEADRLGTAIGALPQGEVLARETVGPAVGQELTQKTVYAVLLGLGLILVYVGFRFDFIMGLGSIVAAIHDVAIAMGLFSLLGLEFSVATVAALLTLIGYSLNDSIIVSDRIRENLREMRGRPYREIVNTSINQTLSRTVMTSISTMLPLLSLLIFGGPVLRDFSLILLTGILVGTYSSIYIVAPMVVYFEEWQAKRKRAQAAAKA, from the coding sequence GTGACCTACAACAACCGCAACCGCAAACGCCCGCCCCCCAGACGCGCGGCGCCGACCGCCAGCCGCCCCAACCTGTGGACCGGGCTGCTGCTGCTGCTCACGCTGCTGGGCAGCCTGCTGTACATCTGGCGTCCCTGGGAGCATCCGCAAACGCCCCTCTCGCTGTGGAACGCGCAGTACCAGTTCATCACGCTGGGCCTCGACCTCAAGGGCGGTCTCAGGATCGAACTTGCGCCCGAGAGCGGCAACGCGACCCGCGAGGAACTCGACCGGGTCAAGACCGTGATCGAAAACCGCATCAACGCGCTGGGCGTGGCCGAGCCGACCGTCACCGTGGCGGGCGGCAAGCGCGTGGTCGTCGAGATTCCTGGCGCCACCCCCGCCGTGCAGCAGCGGGCGCGCGACATCATCGGGCAGACCGCGCGGCTGGAGTTCCGGATCGTGGAGCAGGGCGCGCAGCCGGATCCCGCGCTGGCCCAGCAAAAGCCCGAGACGGGCGGCTACACCCTCGAAGACCTCGGCCCGGTGCTGGCGACCGGCGAGGCCATCGACAACGCGCAGGCCGCCACCGACCCCACCTCGGGGCGCTGGCTGGTCACCTTCCAGACCACCGACGAGGGCGCCCAGACGTTCGGCGAGTTCACCGGCCAGAACGTGGGCCGCCTGATGGCGGTCGTGCTTGACGGCCAGATCCAGTCGGTCGCCACCATCCAGCAGCGCCTCTTCCGCGACGTGCAGATCAGCGGCAACTTCGACGCCGAGGAAGCCAGTCAGCTCGCGCTGGTGCTGCAATCGGGCGCCCTGCCCATCCAGATCACGACCGAGGCCGAGCGCGCCATCGGCCCCACGCTGGGCGCGGACGCGATTCGCAGCGGCGCCATCGCCTCGCTGGTCGGCATCGCGCTGGTGTTCGGCATGCTCTTTTTGTACTACGGCTTCTGGTTCGGTCTGGTCGGCGCGCTGGGCCTGCTCTTTTCCATCGTGATCATCCTGGGGATGCTGGGCGGCTTCGGCGCGACCCTGACGCTGCCGGGCATCGCGGGGCTGGTGCTCACCATCGGCGCGGCCATCGACGGCAACGTGATCTCCTTCGAGCGCATCAAGGAGGAGATGGCCAAGGGCAAGGGCTTCCGGGGAGCCATCGGCGCCGGGTACGAACACTCCACCGCCGCGATTCTGGACGTGAACGCCTCGCACCTGCTCTCGGCGTTGGCGCTTTACAACTACTCCACCGGCGCCGTGAAGGGCTTTGCCGTCACGCTGATCATCGGCGTGATCGCCTCGACCTTCTCGAACCTGGTGTTTGCCAAGTGGCTGATGCAGTGGCTCTCGCAGCGCAGGGCGAACATCAGCGCGCCCACCCGTATCGGCAAGACCAACATTCAGTTCATGAAGGCCGCCACCCTCGTGACCACCGTCAGCGTGCTGCTGGCGCTGGCGGGCGGCCTGATTCTCGCCACCAAGGGCCTGAACTACGGGGTGGACTTCACCTCGGGCACCACCCTGACGGTCCGGGCCAGCGAGGACACCTCCACCGAGCAGGTGCGCGGCGCGGTGACGGGCGCCGGGCTGAGCAAGGTCACCCCGCAGAGCGCGACCATTCAGCGGGACATCATCCCCGGCATCGAGGGCGCCCAGTACACCGTGAAGGTGCCCGAACTCAGCGCCGCCGAGGCCGACCGCCTGGGCACCGCCATCGGCGCGCTGCCGCAGGGCGAGGTGCTGGCCCGCGAGACGGTCGGCCCGGCCGTGGGCCAGGAACTGACCCAGAAGACCGTGTACGCCGTGCTGCTGGGCCTGGGCCTGATCCTGGTGTATGTCGGCTTCCGCTTCGACTTCATCATGGGGCTGGGCAGCATCGTGGCGGCGATCCACGACGTGGCGATCGCGATGGGGCTGTTCAGCCTGCTGGGCCTGGAGTTCAGCGTGGCGACGGTGGCCGCGCTGCTGACCCTGATCGGGTACTCGCTCAACGACTCGATCATCGTCTCGGACCGCATCCGCGAGAACCTGCGCGAGATGCGCGGGCGGCCCTACCGCGAGATCGTGAACACCTCGATCAACCAGACGCTCTCGCGCACGGTGATGACCTCCATCAGCACCATGCTGCCGCTGCTGAGCCTCCTGATTTTCGGCGGCCCGGTGCTGCGCGACTTCTCGCTGATCCTCCTGACCGGCATCCTGGTCGGCACCTACTCCTCGATCTACATCGTGGCCCCGATGGTCGTGTACTTCGAGGAATGGCAGGCGAAGCGCAAGCGCGCCCAGGCGGCGGCCAAGGCCTAA